From Callithrix jacchus isolate 240 chromosome 15, calJac240_pri, whole genome shotgun sequence, one genomic window encodes:
- the LOC100396613 gene encoding LOW QUALITY PROTEIN: SERTA domain-containing protein 3 (The sequence of the model RefSeq protein was modified relative to this genomic sequence to represent the inferred CDS: inserted 2 bases in 1 codon; deleted 1 base in 1 codon; substituted 1 base at 1 genomic stop codon), protein MANLAAEGIMVGGLKRKYXDLEEEEEKEERWEWSPAGLWRYQQALLRISLDKVQRNLGPQAPSLRRHVLIHNTLQQLQPALPLAPAPALPPQPLFLMSATIGSILRELETSMDETEPPQNPVAPLSLQNEVPPQPDPVFLEALSSGYLGDSGLDDFFLDIDTSVVEKEPARAPPEPPHNLFCAPGSWEXNELDHIMKIILGS, encoded by the exons ATGGCGAACCTGGCAGCTGAAGGCATCATGGTGGGAGGCTTGAAGCGGAAATA TGAtttagaagaggaggaggagaaggaggagaggtgGGAGTGGAGTCCAGCAGGCCTTTGGAGATACCAGCAAGCCCTGCTCCGCATCTCCCTAGACAAAGTCCAGCGCAACCTGGGCCCCCAAGCACCCAGCCTCCGCAGGCATGTCCTCATCCACAACACCCTCCAGCAGCTGCAGCCCGCACTTCCCCTggctcctgcccctgccctgcccccccAA CCCCTCTTCCTGATGTCGGCTACCATTGGCTCTATCCTCAGGGAGCTGGAGACCTCCATGGATGAGACTGAGCCCCCTCAGAATCCAGTGGCTCCCTTGAGCCTCCAGAATGAAGTGCCACCCCAGCCTGATCCAGTCTTCTTAGAAGCTCTGAGCTCCGGGTACTTGGGGGACTCTGGCTTGGACGATTTCTTTCTGGATATTGACACATCTGTGGTGGAAAAGGAGCCTGCACGGGCCCCGCCAGAGCCTCCTCACAATCTCTTCTGTGCCCCAGGTTCCTGGGAGTGAAATGAACTGGATCACATCATGAAAATCATCCTGGGATCCTAA